From Corvus cornix cornix isolate S_Up_H32 chromosome 1A, ASM73873v5, whole genome shotgun sequence, a single genomic window includes:
- the LOC120411850 gene encoding transmembrane protein 116-like isoform X4 encodes MAKAQERPPALSDIQQRRETPLPGFLGTASGGMAEGESPAVPRVPRPRCRGGAGARGGPAPGRPSPAPSVPPAGPGADGRHPPGSAAQPPGQRIRPRCHLLAGALLPHPGECHRRCCHIQLRPLFLLALADFLAATALLGTGTIPLLPAPLSVPAYAACPYGRMLTTTSYAVSFLMVVVYAFESHRTVLGGRARPPAALQERSRCLERAWQAIPYILAWLVPALTLLAQLIARGTSVADIAPVVPWDGRGSNDTFSLYCSSCLLLIHPNQDICSQSGGGKNAGLEEKIIFLLYLLLVLGCCSLLYRRVRLRCRGNAALPLLSLDRDGGFGGRSGRSVSKASLYFQLVFLLCWTPAFLLTILSFTSISPASLFVLYVSTALSVSLQGFLHCLVYAWMRENFRREVLARSPPLQSPGGIQAFYDDSLEPAP; translated from the exons ATGGCCAAAGCACAGGAACGGCCCCCGGCTCTGTCGGATATCCAG CAGCGACGGGAAACGCCTTTGCCTGGGTTCCTGGGCACGGCTTCGGGAGGGATGGCCGAGGGAGAGAGTCCGGCCGTGCCGAGGGTCCCACGTCCCCGCTGCCGGGGGGGGGCCGGGGCTCGGGGTGGCCCCGCTCCGGGCCGGCCGAGCCCCGCTCCCTCCGTGCCTCCCGCAGGTCCTGGCGCTGACGGGCGTCACCCTCCCGGCAGCGCTGCTCAG cctcctgGGCAGCGGATCCGTCCTCGCTGTCACCTCCTGGCAGGGGCGCTGCTGCCACATCCAGGTGAGTGCCACCGGCGGTGCTGCCACATCCAG ctgcgGCCCCTGTTCCTCCTGGCCCTGGCAGATTTCCTGGCCGCCACCGCGCTGCTGGGCACGGGAACCATCCCGCTGCTGCCGGCCCCGCTCTCCGTGCCCGCCTACGCCGCCTGTCCCTACGGGCGGATGCTGACCACG acCTCCTACGCCGTCTCGTTCCTCATGGTCGTTGTTTACGCGTTCGAGTCGCACCGCACCGTCCTCGGGGGGCGAGCCCGGCCCCCGGCAGCGCTGCAG GAGCGGAGCCGCTGCCTGGAGCGCGCCTGGCAGGCGATTCCCTACATCCTGGCCTG GCTGGTGCCGGCGCTGACGCTCCTGGCGCAGCTGATCGCCCGCGGCACCTCCGTCGCCGACATCGCGCCCGTGGTGCCCTGGGACGGCCGTGGCTCCAACGACACCTTCAGCCTTTACTGCTCCAG ctgcctcctcctgatCCACCCGAACCAGGACATCTGCTCCCAG TCCGGCGGGGGGAAGAACGCggggctggaggagaaaatCATCTTCCTGCTGTACCTGCTGCTGGTGCTCGGCTGCTGCTCG CTCCTGTACCGGCGGGTGCGGCTCCGGTGCCGGGGCAACGCGGCGCTGCCGCTGCTGAGCCTGGACAGGGACGGCGGCTTCGGCGGCCGGAGCGGCCGCAGCGTCAGCAAAGCCTCCCTGTACTTCCAGctggttttcctgctctgctggacGCCAG CCTTCCTCCTCACCATCCTCTCCTTCACCAGCATCAGTCCTGCCTCGCTCTTTGTCCTCTACGTGTCCACA gcCCTGAGCGTGTCCCTGCAGGGgttcctgcactgcctggtCTATGCCTGGATGAGGGAGAACTTCCGGCGGGAGGTGCTGGCCCGGAGCCCCCCCCTGCAGAGCCCCGGGGGGATCCAGGCTTTCTACGACGACTCCCTGGAGCCTGCTCCCTGA
- the LOC120411850 gene encoding uncharacterized protein LOC120411850 isoform X3: MAKAQERPPALSDIQVLALTGVTLPAALLSLLGSGSVLAVTSWQGRCCHIQLRPLFLLALADFLAATALLGTGTIPLLPAPLSVPAYAACPYGRMLTTTSYAVSFLMVVVYAFESHRTVLGGRARPPAALQERSRCLERAWQAIPYILAWLVPALTLLAQLIARGTSVADIAPVVPWDGRGSNDTFSLYCSSCLLLIHPNQDICSQSGGGKNAGLEEKIIFLLYLLLVLGCCSLLYRRVRLRCRGNAALPLLSLDRDGGFGGRSGRSVSKASLYFQLVFLLCWTPAFLLTILSFTSISPASLFVLYVSTVSKAPLPGLPGWTFVPIPPGSCDSPWGHPGQAFPTVFGLEFHSLALPGTCFIGHTKRKVSRVLCHPARAVPAGTRSPDPVSPCPQALSVSLQGFLHCLVYAWMRENFRREVLARSPPLQSPGGIQAFYDDSLEPAP, translated from the exons ATGGCCAAAGCACAGGAACGGCCCCCGGCTCTGTCGGATATCCAG GTCCTGGCGCTGACGGGCGTCACCCTCCCGGCAGCGCTGCTCAG cctcctgGGCAGCGGATCCGTCCTCGCTGTCACCTCCTGGCAGGGGCGCTGCTGCCACATCCAG ctgcgGCCCCTGTTCCTCCTGGCCCTGGCAGATTTCCTGGCCGCCACCGCGCTGCTGGGCACGGGAACCATCCCGCTGCTGCCGGCCCCGCTCTCCGTGCCCGCCTACGCCGCCTGTCCCTACGGGCGGATGCTGACCACG acCTCCTACGCCGTCTCGTTCCTCATGGTCGTTGTTTACGCGTTCGAGTCGCACCGCACCGTCCTCGGGGGGCGAGCCCGGCCCCCGGCAGCGCTGCAG GAGCGGAGCCGCTGCCTGGAGCGCGCCTGGCAGGCGATTCCCTACATCCTGGCCTG GCTGGTGCCGGCGCTGACGCTCCTGGCGCAGCTGATCGCCCGCGGCACCTCCGTCGCCGACATCGCGCCCGTGGTGCCCTGGGACGGCCGTGGCTCCAACGACACCTTCAGCCTTTACTGCTCCAG ctgcctcctcctgatCCACCCGAACCAGGACATCTGCTCCCAG TCCGGCGGGGGGAAGAACGCggggctggaggagaaaatCATCTTCCTGCTGTACCTGCTGCTGGTGCTCGGCTGCTGCTCG CTCCTGTACCGGCGGGTGCGGCTCCGGTGCCGGGGCAACGCGGCGCTGCCGCTGCTGAGCCTGGACAGGGACGGCGGCTTCGGCGGCCGGAGCGGCCGCAGCGTCAGCAAAGCCTCCCTGTACTTCCAGctggttttcctgctctgctggacGCCAG CCTTCCTCCTCACCATCCTCTCCTTCACCAGCATCAGTCCTGCCTCGCTCTTTGTCCTCTACGTGTCCACAGTGAGTAAAGCCCCTTTGCCAGGGCTCCCAGGCTGGACATTtgtccccatcccacctggGAGCTGTGACAGTCCTTGGGGACACCCCGGGCAGGCTTTTCCCACGGTTTTTGGGTTGGAATTTCATTCCTTGGCTCTTCCCGGGACGTGCTTTATCGGCCACACCAAGAGGAAAGTCTCCCGTGTCCTGTGCCACCCTGCCcgggctgtccctgcagggacaAGGAGCCCTGaccccgtgtccccgtgtccccaggcCCTGAGCGTGTCCCTGCAGGGgttcctgcactgcctggtCTATGCCTGGATGAGGGAGAACTTCCGGCGGGAGGTGCTGGCCCGGAGCCCCCCCCTGCAGAGCCCCGGGGGGATCCAGGCTTTCTACGACGACTCCCTGGAGCCTGCTCCCTGA
- the LOC120411850 gene encoding uncharacterized protein LOC120411850 isoform X1 — translation MAKAQERPPALSDIQQRRETPLPGFLGTASGGMAEGESPAVPRVPRPRCRGGAGARGGPAPGRPSPAPSVPPAGPGADGRHPPGSAAQPPGQRIRPRCHLLAGALLPHPGECHRRCCHIQLRPLFLLALADFLAATALLGTGTIPLLPAPLSVPAYAACPYGRMLTTTSYAVSFLMVVVYAFESHRTVLGGRARPPAALQERSRCLERAWQAIPYILAWLVPALTLLAQLIARGTSVADIAPVVPWDGRGSNDTFSLYCSSCLLLIHPNQDICSQSGGGKNAGLEEKIIFLLYLLLVLGCCSLLYRRVRLRCRGNAALPLLSLDRDGGFGGRSGRSVSKASLYFQLVFLLCWTPAFLLTILSFTSISPASLFVLYVSTVSKAPLPGLPGWTFVPIPPGSCDSPWGHPGQAFPTVFGLEFHSLALPGTCFIGHTKRKVSRVLCHPARAVPAGTRSPDPVSPCPQALSVSLQGFLHCLVYAWMRENFRREVLARSPPLQSPGGIQAFYDDSLEPAP, via the exons ATGGCCAAAGCACAGGAACGGCCCCCGGCTCTGTCGGATATCCAG CAGCGACGGGAAACGCCTTTGCCTGGGTTCCTGGGCACGGCTTCGGGAGGGATGGCCGAGGGAGAGAGTCCGGCCGTGCCGAGGGTCCCACGTCCCCGCTGCCGGGGGGGGGCCGGGGCTCGGGGTGGCCCCGCTCCGGGCCGGCCGAGCCCCGCTCCCTCCGTGCCTCCCGCAGGTCCTGGCGCTGACGGGCGTCACCCTCCCGGCAGCGCTGCTCAG cctcctgGGCAGCGGATCCGTCCTCGCTGTCACCTCCTGGCAGGGGCGCTGCTGCCACATCCAGGTGAGTGCCACCGGCGGTGCTGCCACATCCAG ctgcgGCCCCTGTTCCTCCTGGCCCTGGCAGATTTCCTGGCCGCCACCGCGCTGCTGGGCACGGGAACCATCCCGCTGCTGCCGGCCCCGCTCTCCGTGCCCGCCTACGCCGCCTGTCCCTACGGGCGGATGCTGACCACG acCTCCTACGCCGTCTCGTTCCTCATGGTCGTTGTTTACGCGTTCGAGTCGCACCGCACCGTCCTCGGGGGGCGAGCCCGGCCCCCGGCAGCGCTGCAG GAGCGGAGCCGCTGCCTGGAGCGCGCCTGGCAGGCGATTCCCTACATCCTGGCCTG GCTGGTGCCGGCGCTGACGCTCCTGGCGCAGCTGATCGCCCGCGGCACCTCCGTCGCCGACATCGCGCCCGTGGTGCCCTGGGACGGCCGTGGCTCCAACGACACCTTCAGCCTTTACTGCTCCAG ctgcctcctcctgatCCACCCGAACCAGGACATCTGCTCCCAG TCCGGCGGGGGGAAGAACGCggggctggaggagaaaatCATCTTCCTGCTGTACCTGCTGCTGGTGCTCGGCTGCTGCTCG CTCCTGTACCGGCGGGTGCGGCTCCGGTGCCGGGGCAACGCGGCGCTGCCGCTGCTGAGCCTGGACAGGGACGGCGGCTTCGGCGGCCGGAGCGGCCGCAGCGTCAGCAAAGCCTCCCTGTACTTCCAGctggttttcctgctctgctggacGCCAG CCTTCCTCCTCACCATCCTCTCCTTCACCAGCATCAGTCCTGCCTCGCTCTTTGTCCTCTACGTGTCCACAGTGAGTAAAGCCCCTTTGCCAGGGCTCCCAGGCTGGACATTtgtccccatcccacctggGAGCTGTGACAGTCCTTGGGGACACCCCGGGCAGGCTTTTCCCACGGTTTTTGGGTTGGAATTTCATTCCTTGGCTCTTCCCGGGACGTGCTTTATCGGCCACACCAAGAGGAAAGTCTCCCGTGTCCTGTGCCACCCTGCCcgggctgtccctgcagggacaAGGAGCCCTGaccccgtgtccccgtgtccccaggcCCTGAGCGTGTCCCTGCAGGGgttcctgcactgcctggtCTATGCCTGGATGAGGGAGAACTTCCGGCGGGAGGTGCTGGCCCGGAGCCCCCCCCTGCAGAGCCCCGGGGGGATCCAGGCTTTCTACGACGACTCCCTGGAGCCTGCTCCCTGA
- the LOC120411850 gene encoding uncharacterized protein LOC120411850 isoform X2: protein MAKAQERPPALSDIQQRRETPLPGFLGTASGGMAEGESPAVPRVPRPRCRGGAGARGGPAPGRPSPAPSVPPAGPGADGRHPPGSAAQPPGQRIRPRCHLLAGALLPHPGECHRRCCHIQLRPLFLLALADFLAATALLGTGTIPLLPAPLSVPAYAACPYGRMLTTTSYAVSFLMVVVYAFESHRTVLGGRARPPAALQERSRCLERAWQAIPYILAWLVPALTLLAQLIARGTSVADIAPVVPWDGRGSNDTFSLYCSSCLLLIHPNQDICSQSGGGKNAGLEEKIIFLLYLLLVLGCCSLLYRRVRLRCRGNAALPLLSLDRDGGFGGRSGRSVSKASLYFQLVFLLCWTPAFLLTILSFTSISPASLFVLYVSTAFPTVFGLEFHSLALPGTCFIGHTKRKVSRVLCHPARAVPAGTRSPDPVSPCPQALSVSLQGFLHCLVYAWMRENFRREVLARSPPLQSPGGIQAFYDDSLEPAP from the exons ATGGCCAAAGCACAGGAACGGCCCCCGGCTCTGTCGGATATCCAG CAGCGACGGGAAACGCCTTTGCCTGGGTTCCTGGGCACGGCTTCGGGAGGGATGGCCGAGGGAGAGAGTCCGGCCGTGCCGAGGGTCCCACGTCCCCGCTGCCGGGGGGGGGCCGGGGCTCGGGGTGGCCCCGCTCCGGGCCGGCCGAGCCCCGCTCCCTCCGTGCCTCCCGCAGGTCCTGGCGCTGACGGGCGTCACCCTCCCGGCAGCGCTGCTCAG cctcctgGGCAGCGGATCCGTCCTCGCTGTCACCTCCTGGCAGGGGCGCTGCTGCCACATCCAGGTGAGTGCCACCGGCGGTGCTGCCACATCCAG ctgcgGCCCCTGTTCCTCCTGGCCCTGGCAGATTTCCTGGCCGCCACCGCGCTGCTGGGCACGGGAACCATCCCGCTGCTGCCGGCCCCGCTCTCCGTGCCCGCCTACGCCGCCTGTCCCTACGGGCGGATGCTGACCACG acCTCCTACGCCGTCTCGTTCCTCATGGTCGTTGTTTACGCGTTCGAGTCGCACCGCACCGTCCTCGGGGGGCGAGCCCGGCCCCCGGCAGCGCTGCAG GAGCGGAGCCGCTGCCTGGAGCGCGCCTGGCAGGCGATTCCCTACATCCTGGCCTG GCTGGTGCCGGCGCTGACGCTCCTGGCGCAGCTGATCGCCCGCGGCACCTCCGTCGCCGACATCGCGCCCGTGGTGCCCTGGGACGGCCGTGGCTCCAACGACACCTTCAGCCTTTACTGCTCCAG ctgcctcctcctgatCCACCCGAACCAGGACATCTGCTCCCAG TCCGGCGGGGGGAAGAACGCggggctggaggagaaaatCATCTTCCTGCTGTACCTGCTGCTGGTGCTCGGCTGCTGCTCG CTCCTGTACCGGCGGGTGCGGCTCCGGTGCCGGGGCAACGCGGCGCTGCCGCTGCTGAGCCTGGACAGGGACGGCGGCTTCGGCGGCCGGAGCGGCCGCAGCGTCAGCAAAGCCTCCCTGTACTTCCAGctggttttcctgctctgctggacGCCAG CCTTCCTCCTCACCATCCTCTCCTTCACCAGCATCAGTCCTGCCTCGCTCTTTGTCCTCTACGTGTCCACA GCTTTTCCCACGGTTTTTGGGTTGGAATTTCATTCCTTGGCTCTTCCCGGGACGTGCTTTATCGGCCACACCAAGAGGAAAGTCTCCCGTGTCCTGTGCCACCCTGCCcgggctgtccctgcagggacaAGGAGCCCTGaccccgtgtccccgtgtccccaggcCCTGAGCGTGTCCCTGCAGGGgttcctgcactgcctggtCTATGCCTGGATGAGGGAGAACTTCCGGCGGGAGGTGCTGGCCCGGAGCCCCCCCCTGCAGAGCCCCGGGGGGATCCAGGCTTTCTACGACGACTCCCTGGAGCCTGCTCCCTGA
- the LOC120411850 gene encoding translation initiation factor IF-2-like isoform X5, giving the protein MAKAQERPPALSDIQQRRETPLPGFLGTASGGMAEGESPAVPRVPRPRCRGGAGARGGPAPGRPSPAPSVPPAGPGADGRHPPGSAAQPPGQRIRPRCHLLAGALLPHPAAAPVPPGPGRFPGRHRAAGHGNHPAAAGPALRARLRRLSLRADADHDLLRRLVPHGRCLRVRVAPHRPRGASPAPGSAAGAEPLPGARLAGDSLHPGLAGAGADAPGAADRPRHLRRRHRARGALGRPWLQRHLQPLLLQLPPPDPPEPGHLLPVRRGEERGAGGENHLPAVPAAGARLLLAPVPAGAAPVPGQRGAAAAEPGQGRRLRRPERPQRQQSLPVLPAGFPALLDASLPPHHPLLHQHQSCLALCPLRVHSFSHGFWVGISFLGSSRDVLYRPHQEESLPCPVPPCPGCPCRDKEP; this is encoded by the exons ATGGCCAAAGCACAGGAACGGCCCCCGGCTCTGTCGGATATCCAG CAGCGACGGGAAACGCCTTTGCCTGGGTTCCTGGGCACGGCTTCGGGAGGGATGGCCGAGGGAGAGAGTCCGGCCGTGCCGAGGGTCCCACGTCCCCGCTGCCGGGGGGGGGCCGGGGCTCGGGGTGGCCCCGCTCCGGGCCGGCCGAGCCCCGCTCCCTCCGTGCCTCCCGCAGGTCCTGGCGCTGACGGGCGTCACCCTCCCGGCAGCGCTGCTCAG cctcctgGGCAGCGGATCCGTCCTCGCTGTCACCTCCTGGCAGGGGCGCTGCTGCCACATCCAG ctgcgGCCCCTGTTCCTCCTGGCCCTGGCAGATTTCCTGGCCGCCACCGCGCTGCTGGGCACGGGAACCATCCCGCTGCTGCCGGCCCCGCTCTCCGTGCCCGCCTACGCCGCCTGTCCCTACGGGCGGATGCTGACCACG acCTCCTACGCCGTCTCGTTCCTCATGGTCGTTGTTTACGCGTTCGAGTCGCACCGCACCGTCCTCGGGGGGCGAGCCCGGCCCCCGGCAGCGCTGCAG GAGCGGAGCCGCTGCCTGGAGCGCGCCTGGCAGGCGATTCCCTACATCCTGGCCTG GCTGGTGCCGGCGCTGACGCTCCTGGCGCAGCTGATCGCCCGCGGCACCTCCGTCGCCGACATCGCGCCCGTGGTGCCCTGGGACGGCCGTGGCTCCAACGACACCTTCAGCCTTTACTGCTCCAG ctgcctcctcctgatCCACCCGAACCAGGACATCTGCTCCCAG TCCGGCGGGGGGAAGAACGCggggctggaggagaaaatCATCTTCCTGCTGTACCTGCTGCTGGTGCTCGGCTGCTGCTCG CTCCTGTACCGGCGGGTGCGGCTCCGGTGCCGGGGCAACGCGGCGCTGCCGCTGCTGAGCCTGGACAGGGACGGCGGCTTCGGCGGCCGGAGCGGCCGCAGCGTCAGCAAAGCCTCCCTGTACTTCCAGctggttttcctgctctgctggacGCCAG CCTTCCTCCTCACCATCCTCTCCTTCACCAGCATCAGTCCTGCCTCGCTCTTTGTCCTCTACGTGTCCACA GCTTTTCCCACGGTTTTTGGGTTGGAATTTCATTCCTTGGCTCTTCCCGGGACGTGCTTTATCGGCCACACCAAGAGGAAAGTCTCCCGTGTCCTGTGCCACCCTGCCcgggctgtccctgcagggacaAGGAGCCCTGa
- the GCC1 gene encoding LOW QUALITY PROTEIN: GRIP and coiled-coil domain-containing protein 1 (The sequence of the model RefSeq protein was modified relative to this genomic sequence to represent the inferred CDS: inserted 2 bases in 2 codons; deleted 1 base in 1 codon) — protein MEKFGMNFGGGPSRKELLETIETQKQQLLRFQARLKDVVRAYKSLLKEKEALEASLKVLSVSHEGDLAVPPAGAGDSPDDRSSEHSEDSVGTAASTDTAASLTSTASVTSTKGDVAPEEDKPAAPPCQKPEDPGGSESGDLCAGGESERRLLQLKAQLATLTSALATVTQEKSRMEASYQAERRRLKQELEEAAGRAREEADRQDAELRRLQEQLAETRARLITQQHEREREQGDHGLMLRELQELLRSERXSRRDAERELQESREALAGSAGAAERAQGYEQHVRQLSQELEELRRELQGVREENGKPDPRIQELQEEMAGLKNHFQLQLVQEMKKTAQAEEQLRQRSQREEQRVAELEAQVSQVSELLGTYEKAKQRDQGTIQRLKDRIVQLDLENKTLAIAASSRSLGEVAVEEATLDVTVLKEKMEKLRKLLQAAAAAKGPAGPDAEEPREPELPPGTGDGNGDKAPGGHCQQELRQLKEEFERYKVRAQQVLKSKAGKDVGLAKELEEAREQLAELRDKHVLLQLAADDVEKQHRQELEAKKQELSQLQQLHRQELERCQLEFRERALRXEEEMHKQRDRALAVLAEKDRELEQLRALTLPHGPKGSRDAAPGDVPSQDSSEILPQALQLCSGSEPTFFLYAEQLARKEVEIAALRKHKHQLEMQLHQLQGRALAEEDKHREEVAALRAEIQKNCRDKSREGANLEYLKNVVYRFLTLPDARGRQQTLTAILAILHFSPEEKLSIAKSSAHGSWWLHGKR, from the exons ATGGAGAAGTTCGGGATGAACTTCGGGGGCGGCCCCAGCcggaaggagctgctggagaccATCGAGAcgcagaagcagcagctcctgcgcTTCCAGGCGCGGCTCAAGGACGTCGTCCGCGCCTACAAGAGCCTcctgaaggagaaggaagcGCTGGAAGCCAGCCTGAAGGTGCTCTCCGTGTCCCACGAGGGGGACCTCGCCGTGCcaccagctggagctggggactCCCCGGATGACcggagctcagagcacagcgAGGACAGCGTGGGGACGGCCGCCAGCACGGACACTGCAGCCAGCCTGACCAGCACGGCCAGCGTGACCAGCACCAAGGGGGATGTGGCGCCTGAGGAGGACAAACCCGCGGCTCCCCCTTGCCAGAAACCAGAGGATCCGGGCGGCTCCGAGAGCGGGGACCTCTGTGCCGGCGGCGAGTCCGAGCGgcggctgctgcagctgaaggccCAGCTGGCCACGCTGACCAGCGCCCTGGCCACCGTCACGCAGGAGAAATCCCGCATGGAAGCGTCGTACCAGGCGGAGCGGCGG AGAttgaagcaggagctggaggaggcggccgggcgggcgcgggAGGAGGCGGACAGGCAGGACGCGGAGCTGCGgcggctgcaggagcagctggccGAGACCCGGGCCCGGCTGATCACGCAGCAGCACGAGCGGGAGCGCGAGCAGGGCGACCACGGGCTGATGCTGCGcgagctgcaggagctgctgcgCTCCGAGC GATCGCGCCGCGACGCTGAGCGGGAGCTGCAGGAGTCCCGGGAAGCGCTGGCCGGCAGCGCCGGCGCGGCCGAGCGCGCCCAGGGCTACGAGCAGCACGTCCGGCagctgagccaggagctggaggagctcagGCGGGAGCTGCAGGGGGTGCGGGAGGAGAATGGGAAGCCGGACCCCCggatccaggagctgcaggaggagatggCCGGCCTCAAGAAccacttccagctgcagctggtgcaggagATGAAGAAG ACGGCccaggctgaggagcagctgcgGCAGCGCTCACAGCGCGAGGAGCAGCGCGTGGCCGAGCTGGAGGCCCAGGTGTCCCAGGTGTCCGAGCTGCTGGGCACCTACGAGAAGGCCAAGCAGAGGGACCAGGGCACCATCCAGAGGCTCAAGGACCGCATCGTGCAGCTGGACCTGGAGAACAAGACCTTGGCCATCGCCGCCTCCAGCCGCTCGCTGGGCGAGGTCGCCGTGGAGGAGGCCACGCTGGACGTGACCGTGCTCAAGGAGAAGATGGAGAAGCTGCGGAAGCTCCTGCAGGCAGCGGCGGCCGCCAagggcccggcggggccggaCGCGGAGGAGCCGCGGGAGCCGGAGCTGCCCCCGGGCACCGGGGATGGGAACGGGGACAAGGCCCCGGGcgggcactgccagcaggagctgaggcagcTCAAGGAGGAGTTTGAGCGCTACAAGGTGAGGGCGCAGCAGGTGCTCAAGAGCAAGGCCGGCAAGGACGTCGGCCTGGccaaggagctggaggaggcacgggagcagctggcagagctccgGGACAAGCacgtgctgctgcagctggccGCGGACGACGTGGAGAAGCAGCACcggcaggagctggaggccaagaagcaggagctgtcccagctgcagcagctccaccGGCAGGAGCTGGAGCGGTGCCAGCTGGAGTTCCGGGAGCGGGCGCTGC CTGAGGAGGAGATGCACAAGCAGCGGGACCGGGCGCTGGCCGTGCTGGCCGAGAAGGAccgggagctggagcagctccgcGCCCTCACGCTGCCCCACGGCCCCAAGGGCTCCCGGGACGCCGCCCCCGGGGACGTTCCCAGCCAGGACTCCTCGGAGATCCTCCCGCAGGCGCTCCAGCTGTGCTCCGGCTCCGAGCCCACCTTCTTCCTGTACGCAGAGCAGCTGGCGCGCAAGGAGGTGGAGATCGCGGCGCTGCGGAAGCACAAGCACCAGCTGGAGATGCAGCTGCAccagctccagggcagggcCCTGGCCGAGGAGGACAAGCACCGCGAGGAGGTGGCGGCGCTGCGGGCCGAGATCCAGAAGAACTGCCGGGAcaagagcagggaaggagccaaCCTGGAGTACCTGAAGAACGTGGTGTACCGGTTCCTGACGCTGCCGGACGCGCGGGGCCGGCAGCAGACGCTCACGGCCATCCTGGCCATCCTGCACTTCAGCCCCGAGGAGAAGCTGAGCATCGCCAAAAGCTCGGCCCACGGCTCCTGGTGGCTCCACGGGAAGAGATGA